The following proteins are co-located in the Vicia villosa cultivar HV-30 ecotype Madison, WI unplaced genomic scaffold, Vvil1.0 ctg.004379F_1_1, whole genome shotgun sequence genome:
- the LOC131642027 gene encoding germin-like protein 9-3, with the protein MSSTTSKLLTLIISAFTIMQITSAGDPDILTDFITPIGTQVDGSFFTFTGFRALLPPNTPPSAFKVLKASKAEFPAVDGQSVAYAALQFPSGSINPPHTHPRSAELLFLAAGSLQVGFVDTTSKLFTQTLQPGDMFVFPKGLVHFQFNSDTQKPALAFSAFGSANAGTVSIASTLFNTTIDDNVLALAFKTDVATIQTLKKGFTS; encoded by the coding sequence ATGTCTTCCACAACTTCAAAACTCCTCACATTAATCATATCTGCATTTACCATAATGCAAATAACATCAGCTGGTGATCCAGACATTCTCACTGACTTTATAACCCCAATTGGAACCCAAGTTGATGGTTCCTTCTTCACATTCACCGGTTTCCGCGCCCTTCTTCCACCAAACACACCACCCTCAGCTTTCAAAGTATTGAAAGCAAGCAAAGCTGAATTTCCAGCTGTTGATGGACAAAGTGTGGCGTATGCTGCTCTTCAGTTCCCGTCCGGAAGTATCAATCCCCCACACACACATCCTCGCTCGGCCGAACTACTTTTCCTCGCGGCAGGTTCCCTTCAAGTTGGATTTGTGGACACAACCAGTAAGCTATTCACTCAGACCCTACAGCCTGGTGATATGTTTGTGTTTCCAAAGGGACTTGTGCATTTTCAATTCAACTCTGATACTCAAAAACCTGCTTTGGCTTTTTCTGCTTTTGGCAGTGCTAATGCTGGAACTGTTTCAATTGCTAGCACATTGTTTAACACTACCATTGATGATAATGTCTTGGCTTTGGCTTTCAAGACTGATGTTGCAACTATTCAAACTTTGAAGAAAGGATTTACTTCTTAA